From Rana temporaria chromosome 7, aRanTem1.1, whole genome shotgun sequence, the proteins below share one genomic window:
- the RPF1 gene encoding ribosome production factor 1: MAGVEAYQAGEKKKKRNMKIKAPEREEGGGESSAKPGEPEESSAAFPASFSLSEIKNKQRRHFMFMKMKQEKRKEKIAMKKKRKKEREALGDKAPPKAVPKTIENQRVYDETTVEAEDEEVAFDEATDEFAPYFNRQTAPKILITTSDRPRGRTVKFTEQLSSIIPNSHVYYRRGLALKKIIPQCIARDFTDLIVLNEDRKIANGLVLSHLPDGPTAHFKMSNVRLRKELKRKGKDPTEHKPEVILNNFTTRLGHSLGRMFASLFPHDPHFVGRQVATFHNQRDYVFFRYHRYLFKSEKKVGIQELGPRFTLKLRSLQKGTFDSKYGEYEWVHKRHEMDTNRRKFHL; the protein is encoded by the exons ATGGCCGGTGTGGAGGCTTATCAGGccggggagaagaagaagaagcggaATATGAAGATAAAGGCGCCGGAGCGGGAGGAGGGCGGAGGAGAGAGCAGCGCTAAGCCCGGGGAGCCGGAGGAGAGCTCGGCCGCCTTCCCGGCCTCCTTCAGCCTCTCCGAGATCAAGAACAAGCAGCGCCGACACTTCATGTTCATGAAGATGAAGCAGGAGAAGAGGAAG GAAAAGATTGCTATGAAGAAGAAACGTaagaaggagagagaggcacTTGGTGACAAG GCACCACCAAAGGCTGTCCCCAAAACAATTGAAAACCAGCGTGTTTATGATGAGACAACAGTGGAGGCTGAAGATGAAGAG GTGGCATTTGATGAAGCTACAGATGAATTTGCACCTTATTTTAACCGACAGACAGCACCAAAGATACTGATTACAACATCTGATCGCCCTCGTGGG CGGACTGTAAAGTTTACAGAACAACTGTCATCTATCATTCCAAACTCGCATGTTTATTACAGAAGGGGTCTGGCACTGAAAAAGATTATCCCACAGTGTATTGCCAGGGATTTCACAGATCTGATTGTCCTCAATGAAGATCGGAAAATTGCAA ATGGGCTTGTCCTGAGTCATTTACCAGATGGTCCAACAGCCCACTTCAAAATGTCAAATGTTCGCCTGCGCAAGGAGCTCAAG AGAAAAGGAAAAGACCCCACAGAGCACAAACCAGAGGTCATCCTCAACAACTTCACCACACGTCTTGGACACTCCTTAGGCCGCATGTTTGCCTCCCTCTTCCCGCATGACCCCCACTTTGTTGGACGACAGGTGGCCACTTTCCATAACCAGCGGGACTACGTCTTTTTTAGATACCACAG GTACCTGTTCAAGAGTGAAAAGAAAGTTGGTATCCAAGAGCTCGGGCCCAGATTTACATTAAAACTAAGATCCCTTCAGAAAGGAACCTTCGACTCGAAGTATGGAGAGTACGAGTGGGTCCACAAG cgACATGAAATGGACACAAATCGAAGAAAATTCCATCTATAA
- the GNG5 gene encoding guanine nucleotide-binding protein G(I)/G(S)/G(O) subunit gamma-5, whose amino-acid sequence MSGTANVSAMRKMVSQLRLEASINRVKVSQAAADLKQFCMQNAQHDPLLTGISSSTNPFRPPKVCSFL is encoded by the exons ATGTCGGGGACCGCGAACGTGTCGGCTATGAGGAAGATGGTGTCGCAGCTGCGGCTGGAGGCCAGCATCAACAGGGTGAAG GTCTCTCAGGCAGCCGCTGACCTGAAGCAGTTCTGTATGCAAAATGCACAACACGATCCCTTACTAACTGGAATTTCCTCAAGCACAAATCCTTTCCGACCCCCGAAAGTTTGCTCTTTCCTGTAA